In Pyxidicoccus trucidator, a single genomic region encodes these proteins:
- a CDS encoding Ig-like domain-containing protein: MTSNPSRQPTLRRPSLLGLAALVVAVFALPASAQTQTNTQATQRAINYLSADVATWTTANGCVACHRQGAVVYGMANARANGYDMGAVVANGRTNLQNLEFLAQRIKTDQLANGSWIHEGTSFRIEKTSFSTFGLAGYDQNVSTQYSAGLVAAANWALLTQEASGRWPSDHASFPVDHGSVPTTARLMTGIAQAKQRVDPARAAQYQAALDRASAYLRANLNNGDTSATGNGMPYTFQVAWTMVGLKAAGPGPNGENTAAMNTLADRLSTRNSTAGVPGWGNLPNEAANDFATGSAIYGLCLAGREPATDPRLRSAIEWLKTRQSADGSWRTGSATFDIPTTFAALGLSCFGDFSVTVSVVGSNRQELLIDHNAPQQATFTFRVKNHGYQADTYTLSTQGGLPGWSSVVSQPTLFLAAGDEATVSITVTAPPGLFPALTSEFTLIAASGGAPGVSGSARVNAYTPPLPPVTGRPTVTAIQTPATNAHIVIGQGGTLSARVTDAGAPVRGPGRGVVTFYVAGVPVGADQDADGDGLFTTQWVPAVDSWTVTGTQDYRAVYSGVELQAPLANLLGSTDSRTLIIDPFPHTTPLVTIGNPPAFTRETTLDIWGYATPRAPGAVITYAAFIINGGAPIVLTPGNGGLIFTTITLTEGPNIITMTARDSFGGVTTKQVNLTVDRVAPILTIQSPLNGASVGSSVVAVTSSVQDQTPVRVETQWANVSLLEFGNGTVTHNVPLNYGDQGVMVRATDSAGNVTERFIIIWVDPGTPVVSTNFADNQLYGPLPNSTFSYAINVQTISATTVRVNGGPVFNLARGGGQIQTTAELLPGVNTLNISVTSETGVTTNLTRRVNYDVQAPTATLLSPAPGSTTSGIITLRARVTDNFGPVTNVGFSRDRSGIRAGTLQPDGTWTAELDTRELIDGLHTIDLWMNDGVGNFTIQSFNFTVDN, translated from the coding sequence ATGACTTCCAATCCCTCACGGCAGCCCACGCTGCGCCGCCCGAGCCTGCTCGGGCTGGCGGCGCTGGTAGTGGCCGTCTTCGCCCTCCCCGCTTCCGCCCAGACGCAGACCAACACCCAGGCCACGCAGCGCGCCATCAACTACCTGAGCGCGGACGTCGCCACCTGGACCACCGCCAACGGCTGCGTGGCGTGCCACCGCCAGGGCGCGGTGGTGTACGGCATGGCGAACGCCCGGGCCAACGGCTACGACATGGGCGCCGTCGTCGCCAACGGGCGCACCAACCTCCAGAACCTGGAGTTCCTCGCCCAGCGCATCAAGACGGACCAGCTGGCCAACGGCTCGTGGATTCACGAGGGCACGTCGTTCCGCATCGAGAAGACGTCCTTCTCCACCTTCGGCCTGGCCGGGTATGACCAGAACGTCTCCACCCAGTACAGCGCGGGGCTCGTCGCAGCGGCCAACTGGGCGCTGCTCACGCAGGAGGCCAGCGGCCGGTGGCCGTCGGACCATGCCAGCTTCCCCGTGGACCACGGCAGCGTGCCCACCACGGCCCGGCTGATGACGGGCATCGCCCAGGCGAAGCAGCGCGTGGACCCGGCGAGGGCCGCGCAGTACCAGGCCGCGCTGGACCGCGCCTCCGCCTACCTGCGCGCCAACCTCAACAACGGTGACACCTCCGCCACCGGCAACGGCATGCCCTACACCTTCCAGGTGGCGTGGACCATGGTGGGCCTGAAGGCCGCGGGCCCGGGCCCCAACGGGGAGAACACCGCCGCCATGAACACGCTGGCCGACCGCCTCTCCACCCGCAACTCCACCGCCGGCGTGCCGGGCTGGGGCAACCTGCCCAACGAGGCGGCCAACGACTTCGCCACCGGCAGCGCCATCTACGGCCTGTGCCTCGCGGGCCGCGAGCCCGCCACGGACCCGCGCCTGCGCAGCGCGATTGAGTGGCTGAAGACGCGCCAGTCCGCCGACGGCAGCTGGCGCACGGGCTCGGCCACCTTCGACATCCCCACCACCTTCGCGGCGCTCGGCCTGTCCTGCTTCGGCGACTTCAGCGTGACGGTGTCCGTGGTGGGCTCGAACCGCCAGGAGCTGCTCATCGACCACAACGCTCCGCAGCAGGCCACCTTCACCTTCCGCGTGAAGAACCACGGCTACCAGGCGGACACGTACACGCTGAGCACCCAGGGCGGCCTGCCCGGGTGGAGCTCGGTGGTGAGCCAGCCCACGCTGTTCCTCGCCGCGGGTGACGAGGCCACCGTCAGCATCACCGTCACCGCCCCGCCGGGCCTGTTCCCCGCGCTGACCTCCGAGTTCACGCTCATCGCCGCCTCGGGTGGCGCGCCCGGCGTGTCCGGCTCGGCCCGCGTCAACGCGTACACCCCGCCCCTGCCTCCCGTGACGGGCCGTCCCACCGTCACCGCCATCCAGACGCCCGCCACCAACGCCCACATCGTCATCGGCCAGGGCGGCACGCTGTCGGCGCGCGTGACGGACGCGGGCGCTCCCGTCCGCGGCCCCGGCCGCGGCGTCGTCACCTTCTACGTCGCGGGCGTGCCCGTGGGCGCGGACCAGGATGCGGACGGCGACGGCCTCTTCACCACCCAGTGGGTGCCCGCCGTGGACAGCTGGACGGTGACGGGCACGCAGGACTACCGCGCGGTGTACTCCGGCGTGGAGCTGCAGGCGCCGCTGGCCAACCTGCTGGGCAGCACCGACTCGCGCACCCTCATCATCGACCCCTTCCCCCACACCACGCCGCTCGTCACCATCGGCAACCCGCCGGCCTTCACCCGCGAGACGACCCTGGACATCTGGGGCTATGCCACGCCGCGCGCCCCTGGCGCCGTCATCACCTACGCGGCCTTCATCATCAATGGCGGTGCGCCCATCGTCCTCACCCCGGGCAACGGCGGCCTCATCTTCACCACCATCACCCTGACGGAAGGCCCGAACATCATCACGATGACCGCGCGCGACAGCTTCGGTGGCGTCACCACCAAGCAGGTCAACCTCACGGTGGACCGCGTGGCCCCCATCCTCACCATCCAGTCGCCGCTGAACGGCGCGTCCGTCGGCTCGTCGGTGGTGGCGGTGACGTCCTCGGTGCAGGACCAGACGCCGGTGCGCGTGGAGACGCAGTGGGCCAACGTGTCGCTGCTGGAGTTCGGCAACGGCACCGTCACCCACAACGTGCCGCTGAACTACGGCGACCAGGGCGTCATGGTCCGCGCCACGGACAGCGCGGGCAACGTCACCGAGAGGTTCATCATCATCTGGGTGGACCCCGGCACGCCGGTGGTCAGCACCAACTTCGCGGACAACCAGCTCTACGGCCCCCTGCCGAACAGCACGTTCAGCTACGCCATCAACGTGCAGACCATCTCCGCCACCACGGTGCGCGTCAACGGCGGGCCGGTGTTCAACCTGGCTCGGGGCGGCGGTCAAATCCAGACGACGGCCGAGCTGCTCCCGGGCGTCAACACGCTCAACATCTCCGTGACGAGCGAGACGGGCGTCACCACCAACCTCACCCGCCGGGTGAACTACGACGTGCAGGCGCCCACCGCCACGCTGCTCAGCCCGGCTCCGGGCAGCACGACGAGCGGCATCATCACCCTGCGCGCCCGCGTCACCGACAACTTCGGGCCGGTGACGAACGTGGGCTTCAGCAGAGACCGCTCGGGCATCCGCGCCGGCACGCTGCAGCCGGATGGCACGTGGACCGCGGAGCTCGACACGCGCGAGCTGATTGACGGCCTGCACACCATCGACCTCTGGATGAACGACGGCGTCGGCAACTTCACCATCCAGAGCTTCAACTTCACCGTCGACAACTAA
- a CDS encoding ornithine cyclodeaminase family protein (catalyzes the interconversion of alanine and pyruvate) has product MPTLILGAKDLRNLYTVELGLAAVERAFRAHGLGEALMPPKVYLSLPRYDGDFRAMPAFLDGSAGVKWVNAHPRNPEKHNLPTVRALYILSDPDTASPLAILDGTLLTAWRTGAAGGVASKYLAKKAPRTLGLVGCGVQARVFIDAHRAIYGELELLLADASDAAARALQAEKGGRIVSVQEASGADIVCTSTPVRSPIVKREWLKPGAHINAMGADAPGKQELDARILTDGRVFIDDTEQATHSGEVNVPLHDGLFKEEQLAGTLGEVVAGKKPGRTGDEITIFDSTGLALQDVALARTLYDVALQRGVGQQLDIVGS; this is encoded by the coding sequence ATGCCAACCCTCATCCTCGGCGCGAAGGACCTGCGCAACCTCTACACCGTCGAGCTCGGCCTCGCCGCCGTCGAGCGCGCCTTCCGGGCCCACGGGCTCGGCGAGGCCCTCATGCCTCCCAAGGTGTACCTCTCCCTCCCCAGGTACGACGGCGACTTCCGCGCCATGCCCGCGTTCCTCGACGGCTCCGCCGGCGTGAAGTGGGTCAACGCCCATCCGCGCAACCCGGAGAAGCACAACCTCCCCACCGTCCGCGCCCTCTACATCCTCAGCGACCCGGACACCGCCTCGCCCCTCGCCATCCTCGACGGCACCCTCCTCACCGCCTGGCGCACCGGCGCGGCCGGCGGCGTCGCGTCGAAGTACCTCGCGAAGAAGGCCCCGCGCACCCTCGGCCTCGTCGGCTGCGGCGTGCAGGCGCGCGTCTTCATCGACGCCCACCGCGCCATCTACGGCGAGTTGGAGCTGCTCCTCGCCGACGCCTCCGACGCCGCGGCCAGGGCCCTCCAGGCCGAGAAGGGCGGCCGCATCGTCAGCGTCCAGGAGGCCTCCGGCGCCGACATCGTCTGCACCTCCACCCCCGTCCGCAGCCCCATCGTGAAGCGCGAGTGGCTCAAGCCCGGCGCCCACATCAACGCCATGGGCGCCGATGCCCCCGGCAAGCAGGAGCTCGACGCGCGCATCCTCACCGACGGCCGCGTCTTCATCGACGACACCGAGCAGGCCACCCACTCCGGCGAGGTCAACGTCCCGCTCCACGACGGCCTCTTCAAGGAGGAGCAGCTTGCCGGCACGCTCGGTGAAGTCGTCGCCGGCAAGAAGCCCGGGCGCACCGGAGATGAAATCACCATCTTCGACTCCACCGGCCTCGCGCTGCAGGACGTTGCCCTGGCCCGGACCCTCTATGACGTCGCCCTCCAGCGCGGCGTCGGCCAGCAGCTCGACATCGTCGGGAGCTGA
- a CDS encoding DUF1152 domain-containing protein, translated as MDLSTSPLFERLMGAEHILIAGAGGGFDVFSGLPLYFRLRELGKKVSLANLSFTRLEMVEGRTLAPGLMEVDGHTQGPAHYFPEGLLARWFQLQGEQVPVYCFARVGVVPLRAAYEALREKLGFDTVVLVDGGTDILMRGDEVGLGTPEEDISSLAAVESLPLRDKLVVCLGFGVDFHHGVCHAHFLESVAALSKQGGYLGVTALLEPMREVALYKDAVAYVCERMPRAPSIVSLSVVTAIEGEYGNVHRTVRTEGSTLWINPLMSMYWAFDLTVLARRCLYLETLRDTQAMWEVSERIESFRNAQKSIRPWKDIPV; from the coding sequence GTGGACCTGTCGACTTCACCGCTGTTCGAGCGACTCATGGGCGCGGAGCACATCCTCATCGCGGGTGCGGGCGGAGGCTTCGATGTGTTCAGCGGGCTGCCGCTGTACTTCCGCCTGCGCGAGCTGGGGAAGAAGGTGTCGCTGGCGAACCTGAGCTTCACGCGGCTGGAGATGGTGGAGGGGCGCACGCTGGCGCCGGGACTCATGGAGGTGGATGGCCACACACAGGGGCCGGCCCACTACTTCCCGGAGGGGCTGCTGGCGCGCTGGTTCCAGCTCCAGGGGGAGCAGGTCCCCGTGTACTGCTTCGCGCGTGTGGGTGTGGTGCCGCTGCGCGCGGCGTATGAGGCCCTGCGGGAGAAGCTGGGCTTCGACACGGTGGTGCTGGTGGACGGGGGGACGGACATCCTGATGCGCGGGGACGAAGTCGGGCTGGGCACGCCGGAGGAGGACATCAGCAGCCTGGCGGCGGTGGAGTCGCTGCCGCTGCGGGACAAGCTGGTGGTGTGTCTGGGCTTCGGGGTGGACTTCCACCATGGCGTCTGCCACGCGCACTTCCTGGAGTCGGTGGCGGCGCTGAGCAAGCAGGGCGGCTACCTGGGTGTCACCGCGCTGCTGGAGCCGATGCGTGAGGTGGCGCTGTACAAGGACGCGGTGGCGTACGTGTGCGAGCGGATGCCGCGCGCGCCGAGCATCGTCTCGCTGTCGGTGGTGACGGCGATTGAAGGGGAGTACGGCAACGTCCACCGCACGGTGCGCACCGAGGGCAGCACGCTGTGGATCAACCCGCTGATGAGCATGTATTGGGCGTTCGACCTCACGGTGCTGGCACGGCGGTGCCTGTACCTGGAGACGCTGCGGGACACCCAGGCGATGTGGGAGGTGTCCGAGCGCATCGAGTCCTTCCGGAATGCGCAGAAGTCCATCCGGCCGTGGAAGGACATCCCGGTGTGA
- a CDS encoding DUSAM domain-containing protein: MTEETDWDEVWALEQQVIVRGVPLEIDEGTRALLLRTARQVAISQEDAEVALRAVSTATTLLGEIRRRIREGSHRTSDALHRYYRLRDAGDFEGARKQMEDILAVEVVPLYREEAEIVLEKLAKLERER; encoded by the coding sequence ATGACCGAAGAGACGGATTGGGACGAGGTATGGGCACTCGAGCAACAGGTGATTGTAAGAGGCGTACCGCTGGAAATCGATGAGGGCACCCGCGCGCTCCTGCTGCGGACCGCACGACAGGTGGCGATCAGCCAGGAAGATGCCGAAGTCGCGCTGCGCGCTGTCTCCACCGCGACCACCCTGCTCGGAGAGATTCGCCGACGCATCCGCGAGGGCTCCCATCGAACTTCGGACGCCCTTCACCGGTACTACCGGCTACGAGATGCTGGCGACTTCGAGGGGGCGCGCAAGCAGATGGAGGACATCCTCGCGGTCGAGGTTGTTCCCCTCTACCGCGAGGAAGCCGAAATCGTTCTCGAGAAGCTCGCGAAGCTGGAGCGTGAGCGATAG
- a CDS encoding serine/threonine-protein kinase: MSERYEAELRHALAEGLLSRDEVDSLRAEAARLGLGPLEVLRAQGRISEASLLSLRRDAGADSREVAAPVAADTLALPAAARSGHPVGGNAQLRSADTLAAPPVPGLEAPEAPRSEDTQHPGIPAAPPQPAPTGRGPEAVSAVAPRPDEPAFPLPGWDRYQPVRFLGQGGMGRVFLAWDPRLRRHVALKFVRDDDAELARRFVSEARAQARVDHERVCRVYEVGEVQNRVYIAMQYVDGQPLNALVDTLTVEQKAMLLREASEGVHAAHRAGLVHRDIKPSNVLVERTPDGGLRPYVMDFGLARDWKEGATATGTVLGTPHYMSPEQARGEVARLDRRADVYSLGATLYALLTGQSPIPGDNGLEVLSNIATAEPRPPRSVDRDIPVDLEAITLKCLEKDRSSRYGSARELAEDLGRFLDGEPVLARTGPGYRARKWLRKHRRPVVAASVALLAVSLALGQAVLARREATQRETLARRFTEGVERIEAQARYSGTAPLHDTRADREALRSRMRDLESSMRDAGPLAEGPGHYALGRGFLALGDEARAREHLEAAWRQGYQEPRVAYALALVLGHLYQAQRLDAERLRDTPLREARLREAEARYRDPALDFLRRSEGAEVPAPEYVAALLAFYEERGDEALAKLDALGTRLPWFHEAPLLRGDIHLARALRRWNTGDREGARADFDSGRRAYAAAADIGRSVPAVHRALTLLEYESLVVEVYGQGDVLPPYTRGVEAAGRALIAARDDTVAHVLAAALHRRLAEQRSRQGGEVEPLLDQALASAREAVSLAPSEPKALTELALASWQRANHRQEQGQDVSELLREAASTFDRIPAEGRDFDFHINLGLVFKVWADHEDGAGRDALPYRNRSVDAFHTAVGLDSRRAEAWTNLGQAYESRASHPRAPDADGDLTRAADAMERACTLNPSLVASWFYAGAVYEARARRLRNSGGDSGPEWARALAAYQRGVSINPKLPPLHNGVGTILFEQAKESWDRGEDPAPLLRQAQDAFAAAIAVAPSQGFAHNNAGEVHAWHAEILLEGPASPLPSVHAAQAALQRAVTLLPDVPQPWMWLGAVHRVEAAEALRRENEPGRALKQATAAARRGSDPALLLKRSTEALRRALALNPALAQAWLLLGETQAVEARWRAGRGQGRDADFDAAATSFQKALDLEPARPETQAAFARFCLTWAGWRGRSGLDATPVLERGLTAADAAVAARPSWAEALAVRGALLQERVSLPGPPEPRRQEQWLRAREELTRMLAGNDAGRRALEREQHRLERFSPR, encoded by the coding sequence ATGAGCGAGCGATACGAAGCCGAGCTGCGCCATGCGCTCGCGGAGGGGCTCCTCTCCCGTGACGAGGTGGACTCCCTGCGTGCGGAGGCGGCACGCCTGGGACTCGGCCCGCTGGAGGTGCTGCGAGCGCAGGGCCGAATCTCCGAGGCGTCACTCCTCTCGCTGCGCCGTGACGCAGGGGCCGACTCGCGTGAAGTGGCGGCGCCCGTAGCGGCGGACACGCTTGCGCTGCCTGCGGCTGCTCGCTCCGGGCATCCGGTAGGAGGCAATGCGCAGCTCCGCTCTGCGGACACGCTCGCGGCTCCTCCGGTCCCGGGTCTTGAGGCTCCAGAGGCTCCTCGCTCGGAGGACACGCAGCATCCGGGCATCCCCGCCGCGCCTCCGCAACCCGCGCCCACCGGCCGTGGGCCCGAGGCGGTGTCCGCCGTCGCCCCGCGTCCCGACGAGCCCGCGTTCCCACTTCCCGGCTGGGACCGCTACCAGCCCGTGCGCTTTCTCGGGCAGGGCGGCATGGGGCGCGTGTTCCTCGCGTGGGACCCTCGCCTTCGCCGCCATGTGGCGCTCAAGTTCGTCCGTGACGATGACGCCGAATTGGCTCGCCGCTTCGTCTCCGAGGCCCGCGCCCAGGCTCGCGTCGACCATGAGCGCGTGTGCCGCGTGTACGAGGTCGGCGAGGTCCAGAACCGCGTCTACATCGCCATGCAGTACGTGGACGGACAGCCCCTCAATGCCCTCGTCGACACGCTCACCGTCGAGCAGAAGGCCATGCTCCTCCGCGAGGCCTCCGAGGGCGTTCATGCCGCCCACCGCGCGGGGCTCGTCCACCGCGACATCAAGCCCTCCAACGTCCTCGTCGAGCGCACCCCTGACGGCGGCCTCCGCCCCTACGTCATGGACTTCGGCCTCGCCCGCGACTGGAAGGAGGGCGCCACCGCCACCGGCACCGTGCTCGGCACGCCGCACTACATGTCCCCCGAGCAGGCCCGGGGCGAAGTGGCCCGCCTGGACCGGCGCGCGGATGTCTACAGCCTCGGCGCCACCCTCTATGCCCTGCTCACCGGACAATCCCCCATCCCCGGTGACAACGGATTGGAGGTGCTCAGCAACATCGCCACCGCCGAGCCTCGTCCTCCGCGCTCGGTGGACAGGGACATCCCCGTCGACCTGGAGGCCATCACCCTCAAGTGTCTGGAGAAGGACCGCTCCTCCCGCTACGGCTCGGCGCGCGAGCTGGCAGAGGACCTGGGACGCTTCCTCGATGGCGAGCCGGTGCTCGCTCGCACCGGCCCCGGCTACCGGGCTCGCAAGTGGCTGCGCAAGCACCGGCGCCCCGTGGTCGCGGCTTCCGTCGCGCTGCTCGCCGTGTCGCTCGCGCTCGGACAGGCCGTCCTCGCCCGTCGCGAAGCCACCCAGCGCGAGACGCTGGCCCGCCGCTTCACCGAAGGCGTGGAGCGCATCGAGGCCCAGGCCCGGTACTCCGGCACCGCGCCCCTCCACGACACCCGCGCGGACCGCGAGGCCCTGCGCTCGCGGATGCGCGACCTCGAGTCCTCCATGCGCGATGCCGGCCCCCTGGCCGAGGGACCGGGGCACTACGCACTGGGACGCGGCTTCCTCGCGCTCGGTGACGAGGCTCGCGCCCGTGAGCACCTGGAGGCCGCGTGGAGGCAGGGCTACCAGGAGCCTCGCGTCGCGTATGCACTGGCGCTCGTGCTGGGCCACCTCTACCAGGCACAGCGCCTGGACGCGGAGCGGCTGCGGGATACCCCACTGCGTGAGGCCCGGTTGCGCGAGGCCGAAGCCCGCTACCGCGACCCCGCGCTGGACTTCCTGCGACGCAGCGAAGGCGCCGAGGTGCCCGCTCCCGAGTATGTGGCCGCGCTGCTCGCCTTCTACGAGGAACGCGGCGACGAAGCGCTCGCGAAGCTGGATGCGCTCGGCACCCGGCTGCCCTGGTTCCACGAGGCACCGCTGCTGCGCGGAGACATCCACCTCGCGCGGGCCTTGCGGCGCTGGAACACCGGAGACCGCGAGGGCGCTCGCGCCGACTTCGACTCGGGCCGCCGTGCCTACGCCGCCGCCGCGGACATCGGGCGCAGCGTGCCCGCCGTGCACCGGGCGCTCACGCTGCTCGAGTACGAGTCGCTCGTGGTGGAGGTGTACGGCCAGGGCGACGTGCTGCCTCCGTACACGCGCGGCGTGGAAGCGGCGGGGCGGGCGCTCATCGCGGCTCGCGATGACACCGTGGCGCATGTGCTCGCGGCCGCGCTCCACCGCCGTCTCGCGGAGCAGCGCTCCCGGCAGGGCGGCGAGGTGGAGCCTCTACTGGACCAGGCGCTGGCGTCGGCGCGGGAGGCCGTGTCACTCGCGCCCTCGGAGCCCAAGGCCCTGACGGAGCTGGCGTTGGCCTCGTGGCAGCGCGCCAACCACCGCCAGGAGCAGGGCCAGGATGTGAGCGAACTGCTTCGCGAGGCCGCCTCCACCTTCGACCGCATCCCCGCTGAAGGACGCGACTTCGACTTCCACATCAACCTCGGCCTCGTCTTCAAGGTGTGGGCGGACCACGAGGACGGCGCGGGCCGCGACGCCCTGCCGTACCGGAACCGGAGCGTCGACGCCTTCCACACCGCCGTCGGCCTGGACTCGCGCCGCGCCGAGGCCTGGACCAACCTGGGACAGGCGTACGAGTCGCGCGCCTCGCACCCTCGCGCGCCGGATGCGGACGGAGACCTCACCCGCGCTGCGGACGCCATGGAGCGTGCGTGCACCCTCAACCCGAGCCTCGTCGCTTCCTGGTTCTACGCGGGCGCGGTGTACGAGGCGCGCGCGAGACGGCTGCGGAACTCGGGCGGGGACTCGGGGCCGGAGTGGGCCCGTGCGCTCGCGGCGTACCAGCGGGGCGTCTCCATCAACCCGAAGCTGCCGCCCCTGCACAACGGCGTGGGCACCATCCTCTTCGAGCAGGCGAAGGAGTCCTGGGACCGCGGCGAGGACCCGGCCCCACTGCTGCGCCAGGCGCAGGACGCCTTCGCCGCCGCCATCGCCGTGGCCCCCTCGCAGGGCTTCGCCCACAACAACGCCGGCGAGGTGCATGCGTGGCACGCGGAAATCCTGCTCGAAGGCCCCGCGTCTCCACTGCCGAGCGTGCACGCGGCTCAGGCTGCGCTCCAGCGGGCCGTGACGCTGCTGCCAGACGTGCCCCAGCCGTGGATGTGGCTGGGCGCGGTGCACCGCGTGGAAGCCGCGGAGGCGCTGCGGCGGGAGAACGAGCCTGGGCGCGCACTGAAGCAGGCCACGGCTGCGGCGCGGCGGGGGAGCGACCCGGCGCTCCTGCTCAAGCGGTCCACGGAGGCACTGCGCCGCGCGCTCGCGCTCAACCCCGCGCTCGCCCAGGCGTGGCTGCTGCTGGGAGAGACGCAGGCCGTGGAGGCGCGCTGGCGGGCAGGCAGGGGGCAGGGCCGCGATGCGGACTTCGACGCCGCGGCCACGTCGTTCCAGAAGGCCCTGGACCTGGAACCCGCCCGTCCGGAGACCCAGGCCGCCTTCGCCCGGTTCTGCCTCACCTGGGCCGGCTGGCGCGGGCGCTCCGGACTGGACGCCACGCCCGTGCTGGAGCGGGGCCTGACAGCGGCCGACGCCGCGGTGGCGGCCCGGCCTTCGTGGGCGGAGGCGCTGGCCGTGCGCGGCGCCCTGCTCCAGGAGCGGGTGAGCCTGCCCGGCCCGCCCGAGCCCCGGCGCCAGGAGCAATGGCTCCGGGCCCGGGAGGAACTGACGCGCATGCTCGCGGGCAATGACGCGGGGAGGCGGGCCCTGGAGCGCGAGCAGCACCGCCTGGAACGCTTCAGCCCGAGGTAA